A window of the Gemmatirosa kalamazoonensis genome harbors these coding sequences:
- the ptsP gene encoding phosphoenolpyruvate--protein phosphotransferase, translated as MSFVLRGIPASPGIVTGPVHLLRWEVPDVPHRIVPDEAIPRELARLHDAIARARDRLESVRARAERHAGAEEAAIFDVQLTILQDAEILTEIEGLVRQNLGAEKAVDLAMLEWRRRFERSPHAMLRERVGDLVDVQIRVLTALLGLPDHDPVDVPKGTCAVLVTHDLTPSLTVQLDREAISAIATDAGTNTSHIAILARSLGLPAVVGLRDATSRLTGTETIVLDGGAGTLTVDPTDAEVAAFQVRAQLEAQEVEELRLLASAEPVTLDGEPLVLRANVDLPEEAEQAANSGADGVGLMRTEFLVVGRATMPDEDEQYRAYARVVDAFGGHPVVIRTFDVGGDKLPVGGFPVEPNPFLGWRAIRMCLDEPELFKTQLRALLRAATHGDVRIMLPLVVTVEEVREARALMEESAAELRARGVPHRDDVALGVMIETPAAAVSVDTFAGEVAFFSIGTNDLVQYTLAVDRGNALLAPRFTPLHPAVLRLIARTVEVAHDNNIEVAVCGEMASQPLMAFALIGLGLRQLSVAARNVPAVKRIVRGIHASRAADAARRALRAGTAAEAERILLEALERELGRVTA; from the coding sequence GTGAGCTTCGTCCTCCGCGGCATTCCGGCCTCTCCCGGCATCGTCACCGGCCCGGTGCACCTCCTGCGCTGGGAGGTGCCCGACGTCCCACATCGCATCGTCCCCGACGAGGCGATCCCGCGCGAGCTCGCGCGCCTGCACGACGCGATCGCGCGCGCTCGCGATCGCCTGGAGAGCGTGCGCGCGCGCGCCGAGCGCCACGCCGGCGCGGAGGAGGCGGCGATCTTCGACGTGCAGCTCACGATCCTGCAGGACGCCGAGATCCTCACCGAGATCGAGGGGCTCGTGCGGCAGAACCTCGGCGCGGAGAAGGCCGTCGACCTCGCGATGCTCGAGTGGCGCCGCCGCTTCGAGCGCAGCCCGCACGCCATGCTGCGCGAGCGCGTCGGCGACCTCGTCGACGTGCAGATCCGCGTGCTCACCGCGCTGCTCGGCCTTCCCGACCACGACCCGGTCGACGTGCCGAAGGGCACGTGCGCGGTGCTCGTCACGCACGACCTCACGCCGAGCCTCACCGTGCAGCTCGACCGCGAGGCCATCTCGGCCATCGCGACCGACGCCGGCACGAACACGTCGCACATCGCGATCCTCGCCCGGTCGTTAGGCCTCCCCGCCGTCGTCGGCCTGCGCGACGCGACGTCGCGCCTCACGGGCACCGAGACGATCGTCCTCGACGGCGGCGCGGGCACGCTCACGGTCGATCCGACCGACGCCGAGGTCGCGGCGTTCCAGGTGCGTGCGCAGCTCGAGGCGCAGGAGGTCGAGGAGCTGCGCCTGCTCGCGTCCGCCGAGCCGGTGACGCTCGACGGTGAGCCGCTCGTGCTGCGCGCGAACGTCGATCTGCCGGAAGAGGCGGAGCAGGCGGCGAACAGCGGCGCGGACGGCGTGGGCCTCATGCGCACCGAGTTCCTCGTCGTCGGCCGCGCCACGATGCCCGACGAGGACGAGCAGTACCGCGCCTATGCGCGCGTCGTCGACGCGTTCGGCGGCCACCCCGTGGTCATCCGCACGTTCGACGTCGGCGGCGACAAGCTGCCCGTCGGCGGGTTCCCGGTCGAGCCGAACCCGTTCCTGGGCTGGCGCGCGATCCGCATGTGCCTCGACGAGCCGGAGCTGTTCAAGACGCAGCTCCGCGCGCTGCTGCGCGCCGCCACGCACGGCGACGTGCGCATCATGCTGCCGCTGGTCGTCACCGTGGAGGAGGTGCGCGAGGCGCGCGCGCTCATGGAGGAGTCGGCGGCCGAGCTGCGCGCCCGCGGCGTGCCGCACCGCGACGACGTCGCGTTAGGCGTCATGATCGAGACGCCGGCCGCCGCGGTCTCCGTCGACACGTTCGCCGGCGAGGTCGCGTTCTTCTCCATCGGCACGAACGACCTCGTGCAGTACACGCTCGCCGTCGACCGCGGCAACGCGCTGCTCGCGCCGCGCTTCACGCCGCTCCATCCCGCCGTGCTGCGGCTCATCGCGCGCACGGTGGAGGTCGCGCACGACAACAACATCGAGGTCGCCGTGTGCGGCGAGATGGCGTCGCAGCCGCTCATGGCGTTCGCGCTCATCGGCCTCGGCCTGCGGCAGCTCAGCGTCGCGGCGCGCAACGTCCCGGCGGTGAAGCGCATCGTGCGCGGCATCCACGCCAGCCGGGCCGCGGACGCCGCGCGCCGTGCCCTCCGCGCCGGCACCGCCGCCGAGGCCGAGCGCATCCTGCTCGAGGCGCTGGAGCGGGAGCTCGGCCGCGTCACGGCGTAG
- the metK gene encoding methionine adenosyltransferase, which translates to MPARHLFTSESVTEGHPDKIADQISDAVLDAILEKDPAARVACETLVTTGLAVVAGEITTDCYVDIPDIVRGTIHRIGYTDASYGFDSKTCAVMSTIDKQSPDIAQGVDTGGAGDQGMMFGYATDETEELMPLPIVLAHRITRRLADLRKQGRLSWLRPDGKAQVTVLYEDGRPKEVETVVVSTQHSETIGNKELREAIVEEVVKPSVPEGLRAPDLKYHINPTGRFVIGGPQGDAGLTGRKIIVDTYGGMGRHGGGAFSGKDPSKVDRSAAYAARWVAKHVVAAGLARRCEVQLAYAIGVAEPVSVMVETFGTGTVPDDRICEVVSATFQLTPRAISEALALRKPIFGATAAYGHFGRTPETISNGAGEKTLFTWERTDRQDALRGALR; encoded by the coding sequence GTGCCTGCGCGCCATCTCTTCACGTCCGAGTCCGTCACCGAAGGCCACCCGGACAAGATCGCCGATCAGATCTCCGACGCGGTCCTCGACGCGATCCTCGAGAAGGATCCCGCCGCCCGCGTGGCCTGCGAGACGCTCGTCACGACCGGCCTCGCCGTCGTCGCCGGAGAGATCACCACCGACTGCTACGTCGACATCCCGGACATCGTGCGCGGCACGATCCACCGCATCGGCTACACCGATGCGTCGTACGGCTTCGACAGCAAGACGTGCGCGGTGATGAGCACGATCGACAAGCAGTCGCCCGACATCGCGCAGGGCGTCGACACCGGCGGCGCCGGCGACCAGGGGATGATGTTCGGCTACGCGACCGACGAGACCGAGGAGCTGATGCCGCTCCCCATCGTCCTCGCGCATCGCATCACGCGCCGCCTCGCCGATCTGCGCAAGCAGGGACGCCTCTCGTGGCTCCGCCCGGACGGCAAGGCGCAGGTGACCGTGCTGTACGAGGACGGCCGCCCGAAGGAGGTCGAGACCGTCGTCGTCTCCACGCAGCACTCCGAGACCATCGGCAACAAGGAGCTGCGCGAGGCGATCGTGGAGGAGGTCGTGAAGCCGTCGGTGCCCGAGGGGCTGCGCGCGCCCGACCTGAAGTACCACATCAACCCCACCGGCCGCTTCGTCATCGGCGGGCCGCAGGGCGATGCCGGCCTCACCGGCCGCAAGATCATCGTCGACACCTATGGCGGCATGGGCCGCCACGGCGGCGGCGCGTTCAGCGGCAAGGATCCGTCGAAGGTCGACCGCTCCGCCGCGTACGCCGCGCGCTGGGTCGCGAAGCACGTCGTCGCCGCGGGGCTCGCGCGCCGCTGCGAGGTGCAGCTCGCGTACGCGATCGGCGTCGCCGAGCCGGTCTCGGTGATGGTCGAGACGTTCGGCACCGGCACCGTGCCCGACGACCGCATCTGCGAGGTGGTCAGCGCGACGTTCCAGCTCACCCCGCGCGCCATCTCCGAGGCGCTCGCCCTCCGCAAGCCGATCTTCGGCGCCACGGCCGCCTACGGCCACTTCGGCCGCACGCCCGAGACGATCAGCAACGGCGCCGGCGAGAAGACGCTGTTCACGTGGGAACGCACGGACCGTCAGGACGCCCTCCGCGGCGCGCTGCGCTGA
- a CDS encoding bifunctional nuclease family protein, giving the protein MVEVLVSRLGLDSSTNTYVVILQEKDGSRLLPIWIGQPEAEAIVMQMNNVKRERPLTHDLCKSLILGLGASLRRVHITKVQHRTYFAELHLHGPSGEAQIDARPSDSIAVALRLQAPIFVEESLLAAASEELDSGEESGYTSPPASPKSGERTESLSAEQLKQYLENLRPEDFGKFNI; this is encoded by the coding sequence ATGGTCGAAGTCCTCGTGTCCCGGCTGGGGCTCGACAGCTCGACGAACACGTACGTGGTGATCCTGCAGGAGAAGGACGGCTCCCGCCTGCTGCCGATCTGGATCGGTCAGCCCGAGGCGGAGGCCATCGTGATGCAGATGAACAACGTCAAGCGCGAGCGGCCGCTCACCCACGACCTCTGCAAGAGCCTCATCCTGGGGCTCGGCGCGTCGCTCCGCCGCGTGCACATCACGAAGGTCCAGCATCGCACGTACTTCGCCGAGCTGCACCTCCACGGCCCGAGCGGCGAGGCGCAGATCGACGCGCGCCCGTCGGACTCCATCGCCGTCGCGCTGCGGCTGCAGGCGCCGATCTTCGTCGAGGAGTCGCTGCTCGCCGCGGCCTCCGAGGAGCTCGACTCCGGTGAGGAGTCCGGCTACACGTCGCCGCCCGCCTCGCCGAAGTCGGGTGAGCGCACCGAGTCGCTCAGCGCCGAGCAGCTCAAGCAGTACCTGGAGAACCTGCGTCCCGAGGACTTCGGGAAGTTCAACATCTAG